In the genome of Catenulispora sp. EB89, the window GGCCGCCAGCCGCCAACATGACGTGTGCGCAGTGACTCGGACCTGTGCGTGGTCGTGGACGCGAAAACCGGCGGCCGCCAGCACACCGCCGCAGAGACCTGAACCGTCGCGTGGTCTTGTCCGCGAAAACCGCTGGCCGCCAGCGCACCGCCGCAGAGACCTAACCGGCGCGCGGTCGTGCCCATGAAAACCGCCAGCCGCCAGCGCAACCCGCGTCGCACAACCGAACTGCGTCCCCCGCGAGGTCACCAAACCTTAGGCGAAGCCGTAAAAAGCCTCTAAAACCACAGACCAGACGCACCCCGCCCCACACCAGCCCCACACATCAAGCAGCAGCGCCTAAAGGCCCTTGAACTCCGTCACCCGCGCACACTCGCCGTCGCCACCCCAAGCGAGTGCCGATAGTTCCGAGGCGAAGTCCCCATAGCGCGCTTGAAAGCGTTGCTGAACGCGCTCTCCGAGCCGTAGCCGACCTCGCGCGCCAGCACTGCGACCGGCGTCCCGTCGTGCCGTAGTGCCCGGGCGGCCAGGTTCATGCGCCAGGTGAGCAGGTATGTCAGGGGTGGAACTCCGACTGTTTCGCGGAACCGTACCGCGAATGCCGTCCGCGACAGTGACGCAGCCCGCGCCAGCTCCTCCAGTTGCCAGGGTCGTGCGGGTTCGCCGTGCATCAGTCGGAGGGCCGGGGCGATGCGTTCGTCGGCGAGGCCGCGGAGCCAGCCGGGTGGGAGGCTCGTGGTGTCGGCGAGGCTGATGCGCAGGACCTGGAGGAACAGCAGTTGGGCGATGTGGTCCATGGCGACCGCTGCGCCGGGGCGGTTGCCGGTCATCTCGTCGAGCAGCTGCTCGGTGAGGCGGCGGAGGGTTCCGGCTTCGGGCGCGTCGCTGTGGACGTGGACCAGCGGCGGCAGGGCGTCGCGCAGCAGGCTGCCGCCGTCGCGGCTCAGGTCGACGTGGCCCGCGACGCACATGAGGTCCGCGCCGTCGCCGATGGTCCGCAGGCCGGTGTGCGGGTCGACGGGGAGCTGGCTGCCCGCCATCGGAGTGACGCCGGCGTCGCTGCACATGACGTACGGCAGCGCGCCGTCG includes:
- a CDS encoding AraC family transcriptional regulator, translated to MRESTEARPTEVAEPEPVEVAEPVGRPEPAEPAAPEDPLGAALAVADARAAMSGGFVAGGPWALRLHAPDRLKVTCVVRGGCLLVREDTGEQVRLAAGDVIVSDGALPYVMCSDAGVTPMAGSQLPVDPHTGLRTIGDGADLMCVAGHVDLSRDGGSLLRDALPPLVHVHSDAPEAGTLRRLTEQLLDEMTGNRPGAAVAMDHIAQLLFLQVLRISLADTTSLPPGWLRGLADERIAPALRLMHGEPARPWQLEELARAASLSRTAFAVRFRETVGVPPLTYLLTWRMNLAARALRHDGTPVAVLAREVGYGSESAFSNAFKRAMGTSPRNYRHSLGVATASVRG